From one Musa acuminata AAA Group cultivar baxijiao chromosome BXJ2-6, Cavendish_Baxijiao_AAA, whole genome shotgun sequence genomic stretch:
- the LOC135615733 gene encoding endoglucanase 9-like, with the protein MSMYGRDPWGGPLEISHADSATDDDRSRNLDSDRAAMSTTSRQLDETQQSWLLAAPGDQGTKKKNKYVDLGCLIVSRKLFLWTVGTVVATAVLAGFITLIVKTIPRHHRPRPPPDNYTLALHKALMFFNAQRSGPIPKHNNVSWRGNSGMRDGLSDPSYGKSLVGGYYDAGDAIKFNFPASFAMTMLSWSVIEYSAKYEAAGELGHVKEIIKWGADYLLKTFNASADTIDRIAAQVGQGDTSGGTTPNDHYCWMRPEDMDYPRPVDECHSCSDLAAEMAAALAAASIVFKDSKTYSKKLVHGATTLFKFSRDQRGRYTSGGSDASFFYNSTSYWDEFVWGGAWMYLATGNATYLKLATHPTLAKHAGAFWGGPDYGVFSWDNKLTGAQVLLSRLRLFLSPGYPYEEILRTFHNQTGIIMCSYLPVFTTFNRTRGGLIQLNHGRPQPLQYVVNAAFLAAIYSDYLEAADTPGWYCGPNFFSTGVLRDFARTQIDYILGKNPQKMSYVVGFGARYPKHVHHRGASIPKNGVKYNCKGGWKWRDTKKPNPNTIVGAMVAGPDRHDGFRDVRTNYNYTEPTLAGNAGLVAALVALSGEGNGVDKNTIFSAVPPMFPTPPPPPSPWKP; encoded by the exons ATGAGTATGTACGGCCGTGATCCATGGGGCGGGCCACTGGAGATCTCGCACGCCGACTCCGCCACCGATGACGATCGGAGCCGGAACCTGGACTCGGACCGGGCGGCGATGTCGACCACGTCGCGGCAGCTGGATGAGACGCAGCAGAGCTGGCTCCTCGCCGCGCCCGGGGACCAGgggacgaagaagaagaacaagtacGTGGACCTGGGGTGCCTCATCGTTAGCCGCAAGCTCTTTCTTTGGACCGTCGGCACCGTCGTCGCCACCGCCGTGCTGGCCGGGTTCATCACCCTCATCGTCAAGACCATCCCCCGCCACCACCGGCCCCGCCCGCCCCCAGACAACTACACGCTCGCCCTTCACAAGGCGCTCATGTTCTTCAACGCGCAGAGAT CCGGCCCAATCCCCAAGCACAACAATGTGTCGTGGAGGGGAAATTCCGGGATGAGGGATGGCCTCTCCGATCCGTCCTATGGGAAGAGCCTGGTGGGCGGATACTATGATGCGGGCGACGCCATCAAGTTCAACTTCCCAGCCTCTTTCGCCATGACCATGCTCAGCTGGAGCGTGATCGAGTACAGTGCCAAGTACGAGGCCGCCGGAGAACTCGGCCATGTGAAGGAAATCATCAAGTGGGGCGCAGACTACCTCCTCAAGACCTTCAATGCCTCCGCGGACACAATCGACCGGATCGCTGCCCAG GTTGGTCAGGGGGATACTTCGGGAGGCACAACGCCGAACGACCATTACTGCTGGATGAGACCAGAGGACATGGACTACCCGAGGCCAGTCGACGAGTGCCACAGTTGCTCGGATCTCGCCGCCGAGATGGCGGCTGCTCTGGCGGCAGCATCCATTGTGTTCAAGGACAGCAAGACCTACTCAAAGAAGCTTGTCCACGGTGCCACGACGCTCTTCAAGTTTTCGAGGGATCAGAGGGGGCGGTACACCTCCGGTGGCTCTGATGCATCATTCTTCTACAATTCCACTAGTTACTGGGACGAGTTCGTGTGGGGTGGAGCATGGATGTACCTTGCGACGGGCAATGCCACTTACCTTAAACTAGCTACTCATCCGACCCTCGCAAAGCATGCAGGTGCATTCTGGGGTGGTCCAGATTATGGAGTCTTCAGCTGGGACAACAAGCTCACCGGTGCTCAA GTGCTTCTCAGCAGATTGAGGCTGTTCCTGAGTCCAGGCTATCCTTACGAAGAAATATTGAGAACCTTTCACAATCAGACTGGAATCATCATGTGCTCGTATCTTCCAGTTTTTACCACCTTCAACAGGACACGAG GGGGTTTGATACAGCTCAACCACGGAAGACCGCAGCCCCTTCAGTACGTAGTCAATGCAGCTTTTCTTGCGGCCATCTACAGTGATTATCTTGAAGCTGCTGATACTCCAGGATGGTATTGTGGCCCAAATTTCTTCTCTACGGGGGTTCTGCGTGATTTTGCTAGGACTCAG ATTGACTATATATTGGGAAAAAATCCTCAAAAAATGAGTTACGTTGTTGGATTTGGAGCACGTTATCCTAAGCATGTTCATCACCGAGGTGCATCCATCCCTAAGAACGGGGTAAAGTATAATTGCAAAGGTGGATGGAAGTGGAGGGATACCAAAAAGCCAAATCCCAACACAATCGTCGGTGCGATGGTCGCTGGCCCTGATAGACATGATGGCTTCCGAGATGTTCGCACTAACTACAATTACACCGAGCCAACGCTCGCGGGCAATGCCGGCTTAGTTGCTGCCCTGGTGGCTTTGTCTGGTGAGGGCAATGGAGTGGACAAGAACACTATATTCTCTGCGGTTCCACCGATGTTTCCCACTCCGCCACCACCTCCATCACCGTGGAAACCATGA